In the Aulosira sp. FACHB-615 genome, one interval contains:
- a CDS encoding F0F1 ATP synthase subunit gamma translates to MPNLKSIRDRIQSVKNTKKITEAMRLVAAARVRRAQEQVLATRPFADRLAQVLYGLQTRLRFEDANLPLLRKREVKSVGLLVISGDRGLCGGYNTNVIRRAENRAKELKAEGIDYTFVLVGRKATQYFQRRNQPIDATYSGLEQIPTAEEANRIADELLSLFLSEKVDRIELIYTRFVSLVSSRPVVQTLLPLDTQGLEAADDEIFRLTTRGGQFEVERQKVTSQVQPLASDMIFEQDPVQILDALLPLYLGNQLLRALQESAASELAARMTAMSNASDNAGELIKNLSLSYNKARQAAITQELLEVVGGAEALT, encoded by the coding sequence ATGCCTAATCTTAAATCAATACGCGATCGCATTCAGTCGGTCAAAAACACCAAAAAAATCACCGAAGCCATGCGGCTAGTAGCAGCAGCGCGGGTACGTCGGGCGCAAGAACAAGTGCTGGCAACTCGCCCCTTCGCTGACAGACTAGCGCAAGTTTTATATGGTTTGCAAACCCGCCTGCGGTTTGAAGACGCAAACCTACCTCTACTGAGAAAACGCGAAGTCAAATCAGTCGGCTTGTTAGTAATTTCTGGCGACAGAGGTTTGTGTGGTGGTTACAACACCAACGTCATCCGTCGTGCAGAAAACCGCGCCAAGGAACTCAAGGCAGAAGGTATCGACTACACATTTGTATTGGTTGGTCGTAAGGCTACCCAATACTTCCAACGCCGCAACCAGCCTATCGATGCTACCTACAGTGGCTTAGAACAAATCCCCACCGCAGAGGAAGCAAATAGAATTGCTGACGAGTTGCTGTCTTTGTTCCTTTCCGAAAAAGTAGACCGCATCGAATTAATCTACACTCGTTTCGTCTCCTTGGTGAGTTCTCGTCCTGTAGTTCAAACCTTGTTACCTCTTGATACCCAAGGTTTAGAAGCAGCCGACGATGAAATTTTCCGGTTGACAACTCGTGGTGGTCAATTTGAAGTCGAACGGCAGAAAGTCACTTCTCAAGTTCAGCCTTTAGCCAGCGACATGATTTTTGAGCAAGACCCAGTACAAATTCTGGATGCCTTGCTACCCCTGTACTTGGGCAACCAATTACTACGGGCATTACAAGAGTCAGCCGCAAGTGAACTAGCAGCGCGGATGACAGCTATGAGTAACGCCAGTGATAACGCTGGTGAACTAATTAAAAACCTATCGCTGTCTTACAACAAAGCCCGACAAGCCGCAATTACTCAAGAACTCCTAGAGGTTGTCGGCGGTGCAGAAGCACTGACCTAG
- the atpA gene encoding F0F1 ATP synthase subunit alpha — translation MSISIRPDEISSIIQQQIEQYDQEVKVANVGTVLQVGDGIARIYGLEKAMAGELLEFEDGTIGIAQNLEEDNVGAVLMGTGNSIQEGSSVRATGRIAQIGVGEALIGRVVDALGRPIDGKGDIKSSESRLIESPAPGIIARRSVHEPMQTGITAIDSMIPIGRGQRELIIGDRQTGKTAIAIDTIINQKGEDVVCVYVAIGQKASTVANVVQTLQEKGALDYTVVVAANASDPATLQFLAPYTGATIAEYFMYKGKATLVIYDDLSKQAQAYRQMSLLLRRPPGREAYPGDVFYIHSRLLERAAKLSDELGTGSMTALPIIETQAGDVSAYIPTNVISITDGQIFLSSDLFNAGIRPAVNPGISVSRVGSAAQTKAMKKVAGKIKLELAQFDDLQAFAQFASDLDKATQDQLARGQRLRELLKQSQNEPLSVAEQVAILYAGINGYLDDIPVDKVTTFTKGFREYLKTGKSTYYGAVQSKKVLGDDEEAALKAALDDYKKTFKASV, via the coding sequence ATGAGCATATCAATTAGACCTGACGAAATTAGCAGCATTATTCAACAGCAGATCGAGCAATACGACCAAGAAGTCAAAGTTGCTAACGTTGGTACCGTTCTGCAAGTAGGTGACGGTATTGCCCGGATTTATGGTCTGGAAAAGGCTATGGCTGGGGAACTTTTGGAATTTGAAGATGGCACCATTGGTATCGCCCAAAACTTAGAAGAAGATAACGTGGGTGCGGTACTCATGGGTACAGGTAATAGTATCCAAGAAGGTAGTTCTGTGAGAGCTACTGGTAGAATCGCCCAAATCGGTGTCGGTGAAGCCTTAATTGGACGGGTTGTTGATGCTTTGGGTCGTCCCATCGACGGCAAAGGCGACATCAAATCCAGCGAAAGCCGCTTGATTGAATCACCTGCACCCGGTATCATTGCGCGTCGTTCTGTACACGAACCTATGCAAACCGGGATTACCGCTATTGACTCCATGATTCCCATCGGTCGGGGTCAGCGCGAGTTAATCATCGGCGACCGTCAAACAGGTAAAACTGCGATCGCAATTGACACCATCATTAACCAAAAAGGTGAAGATGTAGTTTGCGTCTACGTAGCCATTGGTCAAAAGGCTTCTACCGTAGCTAACGTAGTTCAAACCTTACAAGAAAAAGGCGCACTCGACTACACAGTAGTAGTTGCAGCTAACGCCAGTGACCCAGCTACCCTACAATTCTTGGCTCCTTACACCGGAGCTACCATTGCTGAGTACTTTATGTACAAAGGCAAAGCTACATTGGTAATCTACGACGACTTGTCCAAGCAAGCACAAGCTTATCGCCAAATGTCCTTGCTACTCCGTCGTCCACCCGGACGGGAAGCTTACCCCGGAGACGTATTCTACATTCACTCTCGCTTGTTAGAAAGAGCCGCTAAACTCAGTGATGAGTTGGGTACTGGTAGCATGACTGCGCTACCCATCATCGAAACCCAAGCAGGTGACGTATCCGCTTACATTCCCACCAACGTAATTTCCATCACCGACGGTCAGATTTTCTTATCTTCTGACTTGTTCAACGCTGGTATCCGTCCAGCTGTAAACCCTGGTATTTCCGTATCCCGCGTGGGTTCTGCGGCACAAACCAAGGCAATGAAAAAAGTTGCGGGTAAGATTAAGCTGGAACTCGCACAGTTTGATGACCTCCAAGCTTTCGCGCAATTCGCTTCTGACTTAGATAAAGCTACTCAAGACCAATTGGCACGGGGTCAACGCCTGCGGGAACTGCTCAAGCAGTCTCAAAACGAGCCTTTGTCTGTAGCTGAACAAGTGGCAATTCTTTACGCTGGTATTAACGGTTACTTAGATGATATCCCTGTAGATAAAGTAACCACCTTCACCAAAGGCTTCCGCGAATACTTGAAGACTGGTAAGTCTACTTATTACGGAGCAGTACAAAGCAAGAAAGTACTAGGTGATGATGAAGAAGCCGCATTGAAGGCTGCTTTAGACGATTACAAAAAGACCTTCAAAGCATCAGTGTAA
- the atpH gene encoding ATP synthase F1 subunit delta — MKSNIETAEIAQPYAQALMSVAQSKNLTEEFGNDARALLDLLQNSQQLRNFIDNPFIVPETKKAVISQVTGEGGNPYLRNFLLLLVDKRRIFFLDQILKQYLALLRQLNQTVLAEVTSAVALSPEQEEAIKQKVIAITNARQVELETRVDSELIGGVIIKVGSQVIDASLRGQLRRLSLRLTNG; from the coding sequence TGTCAGTAGCACAGTCTAAAAATCTGACAGAAGAGTTCGGTAACGATGCGCGTGCCTTACTAGACTTGTTGCAAAATTCTCAACAACTGCGGAACTTTATTGATAACCCCTTCATTGTGCCTGAAACCAAAAAAGCGGTGATCAGCCAAGTAACGGGTGAAGGTGGTAATCCTTATTTACGCAACTTTTTGCTACTTTTAGTAGACAAACGACGCATCTTCTTCTTAGACCAGATTTTAAAACAGTACTTGGCATTGCTACGGCAGCTGAATCAAACTGTGTTAGCAGAAGTAACTTCTGCTGTTGCACTCTCACCAGAGCAAGAAGAAGCCATTAAACAGAAAGTCATTGCTATCACCAATGCGCGTCAAGTAGAACTTGAAACTAGAGTAGACAGCGAATTGATTGGTGGTGTGATCATCAAAGTCGGCTCACAGGTAATCGACGCTAGTTTACGTGGTCAACTACGTCGCTTGTCTTTGCGTTTGACTAACGGCTAG